A window from Triticum aestivum cultivar Chinese Spring chromosome 6D, IWGSC CS RefSeq v2.1, whole genome shotgun sequence encodes these proteins:
- the LOC123141309 gene encoding uncharacterized protein — MASGLVVVSQPLASAPAISSPINASPSLLLAAPAANAEHFVSLSPPQAMASGGGMAALLRNKMFVSCVMLLVVLLMATQIAAAGGGARRLLWCGYRNCNCRTCPIYGWACCGMCCPP; from the exons ATGGCGTCCGGCTTGGTTGTTGTATCCCAGCCACTGGCTTCCGCTCCAGCCATTTCCTCTCCTATAAATGCCAGCCCTTCCCTCCTCCTTGCAGCACCAGCAGCTAACGCCGAGCACTTCGTCTCACTCTCACCAC CTCAAGCGATGGCCTCCGGCGGCGGCATGGCAGCGCTTCTGAGGAACAAGATGTTCGTCTCCTGCGTGATGCTCCTCGTGGTCCTCCTGATGGCCACGCAGatagcggcggcgggcggcggggcacgCCGGCTCCTGTGGTGCGGCTATAGAAACTGCAACTGCCGCACTTGCCCCATATATGGGTGGGCGTGCTGCGGCATGTGTTGCCCGCCgtag